A portion of the Cryptomeria japonica chromosome 5, Sugi_1.0, whole genome shotgun sequence genome contains these proteins:
- the LOC131052682 gene encoding probable LRR receptor-like serine/threonine-protein kinase At3g47570: MAAPILFLLLLISALPHFLNKPSHHHQRQPQLLLQFKAAISNNAATLPDWTSLNPVCNWTGVTCHSHSHSVRDLNLTLMSLDGTISPVLGNLSSLRSLNLSGNHLTGTIPPQLGQLPNLWELSLNDNQLQGTIPPDLSACRSLYFLALSDNKLYGSIPPELSLLTSLKYLYLGTDSLTGTIPSSFKNLTDLLILDLAENELYGSIPSELGMLAHLWTLQLSNNYLSGTIPSSLTNLSNLNDLVLYQNQISGHIPWEIGTKLSNLVILSLWGNQLSGNIPNSLGNCSRLEILFSNDNQLGGTVPMELGKLNLLTRLYLHTNQLVSDSSNTLAFLNALTICSHLQIIEMGNNHFTGVLPPAIGQLSSNLVRLTLRNNMISGSIPQQIGNLTKLTYLDLGNNLFSGNIPSGIKRFHQLERLYLSGNKLEGSIPSEMGQMQHLGALYLSYNYLSGNIPDSLCSCQQLRYLYLDHNNFSESIPVSLERCQKLELLDLSYNKLGGRIPREVITSLKNLAFYLNLPWNSLEGSLPQEMSKIVMAQAIDISGNRLTGVIPYSLGDCTALERLNLSHNAFEGPIPGSLSKLKNLQEIDVSFNNLSGKIPEVGLFSNRTVISLFMGNPGLCGPKNYSLPPCLNQSQEKHSLLKKKVLSVVGTLAFVLCIFIIGILWRCNLSRQQVRPSSFIFPRLSYQKFSYQDLFIATAGFDELGVGKFGSVYKGILRDGEAIAIKNLNLQNEESLKSFKRECEFLGRIRHRNLIRIISAFSYPDSKGLVLEFACNGSLEKHLHPDRDDEGFCKLGLSECLSIAVDVAHGMEYLHHDCPLQIVHCDLKPSNVLLDANMTALVTDFGISRLTATNSIDSLSTTTFALKESIGYIAPKYGLDGSVSIRGDVYSFGVLILEMVTRKRPSDDMFVGDMSLDKWVKSAFPNRLPEIVDSELLKDVNENMDKNKCLISFVHFGLLCSSETPRERPSMRDVANALESLKKSLMGGQLLPI; encoded by the exons ATGGCTGCTCCTATTCTTTTCTTGTTACTTTTAATCTCTGCTCTTCCTCATTTTCTCAATAAACCCTCTCATCATCACCAACGACAACCACAACTCTTGTTGCAATTCAAAGCCGCCATTTCCAACAATGCCGCAACTCTGCCCGACTGGACTTCCCTTAACCCAGTCTGCAACTGGACTGGCGTTACTTGTCATTCCCATTCTCACTCTGTCCGTGACCTCAATTTAACCCTAATGAGTTTAGACGGCACCATTTCTCCTGTGCTCGGGAATCTCTCCTCTCTTCGATCCCTAAACCTCTCCGGCAATCACCTCACTGGTACCATTCCACCTCAACTCGGCCAACTCCCAAATCTATGGGAACTCTCGCTGAACGACAATCAATTACAAGGAACCATTCCGCCCGACCTCTCTGCTTGCCGCAGTTTGTATTTTCTGGCACTCTCCGATAACAAACTGTATGGCAGCATTCCCCCTGAGCTGAGTCTTCTCACGAGTTTGAAGTACCTCTACTTGGGCACTGACAGTCTCACGGGTACCATTCCATCCTCTTTCAAAAATCTGACAGACTTACTTATTTTGGATTTGGCCGAAAATGAGCTCTACGGCTCCATTCCTTCTGAATTGGGCATGCTCGCTCACCTTTGGACTCTTCAACTTTCTAATAATTACTTGTCAGGCACCATTCCCAGCTCTTTAACAAATCTCTCAAACTTGAATGACTTAGTTTTATATCAAAACCAGATAAGTGGACATATTCCTTGGGAAATTGGTACCAAGCTCTCCAATTTGGTAATCCTTAGTTTATGGGGAAATCAGCTTAGTGGAAACATACCAAACTCCTTGGGAAATTGTTCCCGACTCGAAATACTTTTTTCAAATGATAACCAACTAGGTGGAACGGTTCCAATGGAGCTGGGTAAGTTGAACCTTCTTACCCGGCTTTACCTACACACCAATCAACTTGTTAGTGACAGCAGTAACACATTGGCCTTTCTCAATGCTCTCACAATTTGCTCCCACTTGCAAATAATAGAAATGGGAAACAATCATTTCACTGGTGTATTGCCCCCAGCCATAGGCCAACTGTCTTCCAATCTCGTTCGCTTGACTTTACGAAACAACATGATCAGCGGAAGCATACCACAACAGATTGGCAATCTGACAAAATTAACTTACTTAGATCTAGGCAATAATCTTTTCAGCGGCAATATTCCATCTGGAATTAAAAGATTCCATCAGTTGGAAAGATTGTATTTGAGTGGGAACAAATTAGAAGGAAGCATTCCAAGTGAGATGGGCCAAATGCAACATCTCGGAGCCTTATATCTTAGTTACAACTACTTATCTGGAAATATACCAGATTCTCTTTGTAGCTGCCAGCAGCTAAGATATCTTTATCTTGACCACAACAATTTTTCAGAGAGTATCCCTGTTAGTTTGGAGAGATGTCAGAAGTTAGAACTCCTTGACTTATCTTACAACAAACTAGGGGGAAGGATACCTCGTGAAGTCATTACCAGCCTAAAAAACTTGGCATTCTATCTCAATCTTCCATGGAATTCTCTGGAAGGGTCCTTGCCACAGGAGATGAGTAAAATTGTGATGGCTCAAGCCATAGATATATCTGGAAATCGACTTACTGGGGTCATTCCATATTCTCTAGGAGACTGTACAGCATTAGAGCGCCTAAATCTGTCCCACAACGCCTTTGAAGGTCCAATACCAGGTTCACTCTCCAAATTAAAAAATCTCCAAGAAATTGATGTTTCTTTCAATAATTTGTCAGGAAAGATTCCAGAAGTAGGGTTGTTTTCAAATAGAACTGTTATATCATTGTTTATGGGGAACCCTGGCCTATGTGGCCCCAAAAACTATTCATTGCCTCCATGTCTAAATCAGAGCCAGGAAAAACATTCGCTACTCAAAAAAAAAGTCTTATCTGTTGTTGGAACCCTTGCATTTGTTTTATGCATCTTCATTATAGGAATTCTGTGGAGATGTAACCTTTCAAGACAACAAGTTCGTCCCTCAAGCTTTATTTTTCCAAGGCTCAGCTATCAAAAGTTTTCTTATCAAGATCTTTTCATTGCAACAGCTGGATTTGATGAGCTTGGAGTGGGTAAGTTTGGATCAGTCTACAAAGGCATCTTGAGGGATGGTGAGGCAATTGCCATCAAGAATCTTAATTTGCAAAATGAAGAATCTCTTAAGAGTTTTAAGAGAGAGTGTGAATTCTTAGGGAGAATCCGGCACCGTAACCTCATCAGAATCATAAGTGCATTTTCTTACCCCGACTCCAAAGGTTTGGTTCTTGAATTTGCATGTAATGGAAGCTTGGAAAAACATTTGCACCCTGACAGAGATGATGAAGGCTTTTGTAAATTGGGATTGAGTGAGTGTTTGAGCATTGCTGTAGATGTAGCCCATGGCATGGAATATTTACATCATGATTGCCCTCTACAAATTGTGCACTGTGATTTAAAACCTAGCAATGTACTCTTGGATGCCAACATGACAGCCCTTGTCACCGACTTTGGTATATCCCGTTTAACTGCTACAAATTCCATAGATTCACTAAGTACAACAACATTTGCACTCAAAGAATCTATTGGATATATTGCTCCAA AGTATGGATTGGATGGGAGTGTTTCTATAAGAGGAGATGTTTATAGTTTCGGAGTTCTGATATTAGAAATGGTTACAAGGAAGAGGCCAAGTGATGACATGTTTGTGGGAGACATGAGCTTGGACAAGTGGGTGAAATCAGCTTTTCCAAACAGACTGCCAGAAATTGTTGATAGCGAGCTACTGaaagatgtgaatgaaaacatGGACAAGAATAAATGTCTTATTTCTTTCGTTCATTTTGGTTTGCTTTGCAGTAGCGAAACACCAAGAGAGCGACCTTCCATGAGAGATGTAGCGAATGCCTTGGAGAGCCTGAAGAAATCTTTAATGGGAGGGCAGCTGCTTCCAATTTAA